From one Culex quinquefasciatus strain JHB chromosome 3, VPISU_Cqui_1.0_pri_paternal, whole genome shotgun sequence genomic stretch:
- the LOC6036260 gene encoding uncharacterized protein LOC6036260 isoform X3, with amino-acid sequence MTMTIQSNLDSPRMHHQHHQQQSHRAAMEHGQQQQQHRFHQHDPAYNITSAEGDEYNSDNSIAVLQHHHRYMPSNSSSSCDNTKHHPGPGSSSAGHGSCDENTPSVLDINLDTKKIALTNAANNSRLNSPARFENERKYTNHIEVYSDNSTNKLEEEISEDDRGPPLPPRPAPRTRTLQRAESAPTTSGVRKYVIWCLICGGISCLLGILFLGIYFLLRSYTSTVGYFETVPTFVPATLLMVTGICIMSLARRRNRYSYLIKLSGACGLASALTCALVTVTTTVLHMSRLQVLRECEYTQKTRTCTCYSVTADKQAEGVDDNVRFVFDSTADCGVVHGALYSCLRAVFGLSVAGVLVAVFSCMLVYQLLSHERKKMYWEQLELRCRSLYSGQQGPTVLPSGPMLGGGRNGNCRCCEQCHAHRNVLPSAYPWEGDQRFWTPGQAGNFYSPNPGGEENTGNSRLNGQNGRRMPGWSWPRMPWQRNDSQRMSPHSPDSQYGFSNRTNGADQAALAAAQPRYNVIEQQYGIWGPPPPYSDPNSPARRGRYQYIHPAQCQVMPFNAEANAPPSNIAILECHQHPMATVENHSIQQQYNNPVQQNGNAAFRNPAKRQQAFKPTAAAKDNYENTPSDSDVPRDRFSNTLPLRKTKKRVEAGAKSIGPNQPAPRVNVQNVFNSNAPNGQQHSVETSENEYNEPTHPNNEPGCSSQPAPTLAKTRRIKAGVENTGFQTVEALEAEGKIMEPTESEVYFADVSSCCNMSVKNDNYYEDANQRRKSMKDKNKQIEQDQQQQQADDYIAQRFGKREPSVRSRLPFPQIIPETYEKPMVMPRPSLMHKDISRQSMCSVESGEKTDYTDLSPATPSTNFPSVVTYPSASSQQQQQDARQSVSPSIPSVADFASEPNSSNFIASYPYSSNEQSQEAHRRSTKNLQDIFLAPDSQYEDMSAQFGYLPPSKPLPSSQTSSISFQHQHPTVAQQQSQQQLKPKSPKNLNITPIKRQSLGTNISSIIQNLSGSESGLLYPDGRHSSQDPSGSSNASTNTNPGGPSGLRSLDLVGRNAHNDSDDDDDDVTSIEDNDDRKRL; translated from the exons ATGACCATGACGATTCAGTCGAATCTGGACTCGCCCAGGATgcaccaccaacaccaccagcagcagtcgCATCGTGCCGCCATGGAACatggacagcagcagcagcagcacaggtTCCACCAGCACGATCCGGCCTACAACATAACCAGTGCCGAGGGCGATGAGTACAACAGTGACAACAGCATAGCCGTGCTGCAGCACCACCACCGGTACATGCCCTCGAACAGTTCCAGCTCCTGTGATAATACCAAACACCATCCGGGCCCGGGTTCCAGCAGTGCCGGACACGGTTCCTGCGACGAGAATACGCCCAGTGTGCTGGACATTAACCTAGATACTAAGAAGATTGCATTAACAAATGCGGCCAACAACTCGAGACTGAATAGCCCCGCCAGGTTTGAGAACGAGCGCAAGTACACGAACCACATCGAGGTGTACAGCGACAACAGCACCAACAAGCTGGAGGAGGAGATCTCCGAGGACGACCGGGGGCCACCGTTGCCGCCAAGGCCGGCGCCGCGGACGCGAACCCTGCAGCGAGCTGAGAGTG CTCCCACGACGTCCGGCGTGCGGAAGTACGTCATCTGGTGCCTGATATGTGGTGGAATCTCCTGCCTGCTGGGAATCCTCTTCCTGGGGATCTACTTCCTACTCAGGTCGTACACCAGCACCGTTGGGTACTTTGAGACGGTTCCGACGTTCGTGCCGGCCACGCTG CTTATGGTCACCGGAATTTGTATCATGAGTCTAGCCAGGAGGCGGAATCGATACAGTTACTTG ATCAAACTGTCCGGCGCGTGCGGGCTCGCTTCCGCCCTGACCTGTGCCCTGGTCACCGTCACCACGACCGTACTCCACATGAGCCGTCTGCAGGTACTTCGCGAGTGCGAATACACGCAAAAGACCCGCACCTGCACGTGCTACTCCGTGACGGCGGACAAACAGGCCGAGGGTGTCGACGACAACGTGCGCTTCGTGTTCGATTCGACGGCCGATTGCGGAGTCGTTCATGGGGCACTGTACTCGTGTCTGCGGGCCGTGTTTGGACTGTCCGTGGCCGGGGTGCTGGTGGCGGTGTTCAGCTGCATGTTGGTGTACCAGCTGTTGAGCCACGAACGCAAGAAGATGTACTGGGAACAGCTGGAACTGCGGTGCCGTTCGTTGTACTCGGGCCAGCAAGGACCGACAGTGCTTCCGTCGGGACCGATGCTGGGTGGGGGACGGAATGGGAACTGCAGGTGCTGCGAGCAGTGCCACGCCCATCGGAATGTGCTTCCATCGGCTTACCCGTGGGAGGGGGACCAGCGGTTCTGGACGCCCGGCCAGGCGGGGAACTTTTATTCGCCCAATCCGGGCGGAGAGGAGAACACGGGGAACAGTAGGTTGAATGGCCAAAATGGGCGACGAATGCCCGGTTGGAGTTGGCCTAGGATGCCATGGCAGAGAAATGACTCCCAGCGAATGTCCCCACACAGTCCGGATTCCCAGTACGGGTTTTCAAACCGGACGAACGGAGCAGATCAAGCAGCGCTTGCCGCAGCTCAGCCAAGGTACAATGTAATTGAGCAGCAGTACGGCATCTGGGGTCCACCCCCACCGTACAGTGATCCAAATAGTCCGGCCCGCCGTGGCCGTTATCAGTACATCCATCCAGCACAGTGCCAAGTAATGCCCTTTAATGCTGAGGCGAATGCTCCACCGAGTAACATCGCAATTCTGGAGTGCCACCAACACCCGATGGCGACGGTTGAGAACCATTCCATCCAACAGCAGTACAACAATCCGGTCCAACAGAACGGTAATGCCGCCTTCCGGAATCCAGCCAAGCGGCAGCAAGCGTTCAAGCCTACAGCCGCCGCAAAAGATAACTACGAGAATACCCCATCGGACAGTGACGTTCCGAGGGATCGATTCTCAAACACACTTCCTCTGCGAAAAACCAAAAAGCGCGTGGAAGCGGGTGCGAAGAGCATCGGACCAAACCAACCGGCCCCGCGGGTCAACGTGCAGAACGTGTTCAACTCAAACGCACCCAACGGACAGCAACACTCGGTTGAGACGTCCGAAAACGAGTACAATGAACCAACCCACCCGAACAATGAACCGGGTTGCAGCAGTCAACCTGCGCCGACACTCGCCAAGACGAGACGGATCAAGGCCGGCGTTGAGAACACCGGATTCCAAACGGTGGAAGCGCTCGAAGCGGAAGGTAAAATCATGGAACCGACCGAGTCGGAAGTGTACTTTGCGGATGTGAGCAGCTGCTGCAACATGTCCGTGAAGAACGATAACTACTACGAGGACGCGAACCAAAGACGGAAGAGTATGAAGGACAAGAACAAGCAGATCGAGCAGgatcagcagcaacagcaagcgGACGACTACATCGCGCAACGCTTCGGCAAGCGAGAACCGTCCGTGCGGAGTCGGTTGCCCTTCCCGCAGATCATTCCGGAGACGTACGAGAAGCCGATGGTGATGCCACGGCCCTCGCTTATGCACAAGGACATCTCCCGCCAGAGTATGTGTTCAGTGGAGTCGGGCGAAAAGACCGACTATACGGATCTGTCTCCGGCCACTCCCAGTACAAACTTTCCCTCAGTAGTAACATATCCATCGGCATcgtcgcagcagcagcagcaagatgCTCGCCAGTCGGTCAGTCCTTCGATTCCGAGTGTCGCGGACTTTGCGTCCGAGCCCAACAGTTCCAACTTTATTGCCTCGTACCCGTACTCGTCAAACGAGCAGAGTCAGGAAGCGCACCGGCGCTCGACCAAGAATCTACAGGACATCTTCCTGGCACCCGACTCGCAGTACGAG GACATGTCCGCCCAGTTTGGCTACCTCCCGCCGAGCAAACCGCTGCCATCGTCGCAGACATCCTCCATCAGCTTCCAGCACCAACATCCGACGGTGGCGCAGCAGCAATCCCAGCAGCAGCTGAAGCCCAAATCGCCTAAAAATCTCAACATCACTCCGATCAAGCGACAAAGCTTGGGGACCAACATTAGCTCGATCATACAGAACCTCAGCGGAAGCGAGTCCGGGCTGCTCTACCCGGACGGACGCCACAGCTCTCAGGATCCATCCGGAAGCAGCAATGCCAGCACCAACACCAACCCCGGTGGACCAAGCGGACTGCGCAGTCTGGACCTGGTCGGACGGAACGCCCACAACgattccgacgacgacgacgacgacgttacCAGCATCGAGGATAATGACGACCGGAAGCGGTTGTGA
- the LOC6036260 gene encoding uncharacterized protein LOC6036260 isoform X2: MTMTIQSNLDSPRMHHQHHQQQSHRAAMEHGQQQQQHRFHQHDPAYNITSAEGDEYNSDNSIAVLQHHHRYMPSNSSSSCDNTKHHPGPGSSSAGHGSCDENTPSVLDINLDTKKIALTNAANNSRLNSPARFENERKYTNHIEVYSDNSTNKLEEEISEDDRGPPLPPRPAPRTRTLQRAESAPTTSGVRKYVIWCLICGGISCLLGILFLGIYFLLRSYTSTVGYFETVPTFVPATLLMVTGICIMSLARRRNRYSYLIKLSGACGLASALTCALVTVTTTVLHMSRLQVLRECEYTQKTRTCTCYSVTADKQAEGVDDNVRFVFDSTADCGVVHGALYSCLRAVFGLSVAGVLVAVFSCMLVYQLLSHERKKMYWEQLELRCRSLYSGQQGPTVLPSGPMLGGGRNGNCRCCEQCHAHRNVLPSAYPWEGDQRFWTPGQAGNFYSPNPGGEENTGNSRLNGQNGRRMPGWSWPRMPWQRNDSQRMSPHSPDSQYGFSNRTNGADQAALAAAQPRYNVIEQQYGIWGPPPPYSDPNSPARRGRYQYIHPAQCQVMPFNAEANAPPSNIAILECHQHPMATVENHSIQQQYNNPVQQNGNAAFRNPAKRQQAFKPTAAAKDNYENTPSDSDVPRDRFSNTLPLRKTKKRVEAGAKSIGPNQPAPRVNVQNVFNSNAPNGQQHSVETSENEYNEPTHPNNEPGCSSQPAPTLAKTRRIKAGVENTGFQTVEALEAEGKIMEPTESEVYFADVSSCCNMSVKNDNYYEDANQRRKSMKDKNKQIEQDQQQQQADDYIAQRFGKREPSVRSRLPFPQIIPETYEKPMVMPRPSLMHKDISRQSMCSVESGEKTDYTDLSPATPSTNFPSVVTYPSASSQQQQQDARQSVSPSIPSVADFASEPNSSNFIASYPYSSNEQSQEAHRRSTKNLQDIFLAPDSQYEQDMSAQFGYLPPSKPLPSSQTSSISFQHQHPTVAQQQSQQQLKPKSPKNLNITPIKRQSLGTNISSIIQNLSGSESGLLYPDGRHSSQDPSGSSNASTNTNPGGPSGLRSLDLVGRNAHNDSDDDDDDVTSIEDNDDRKRL, from the exons ATGACCATGACGATTCAGTCGAATCTGGACTCGCCCAGGATgcaccaccaacaccaccagcagcagtcgCATCGTGCCGCCATGGAACatggacagcagcagcagcagcacaggtTCCACCAGCACGATCCGGCCTACAACATAACCAGTGCCGAGGGCGATGAGTACAACAGTGACAACAGCATAGCCGTGCTGCAGCACCACCACCGGTACATGCCCTCGAACAGTTCCAGCTCCTGTGATAATACCAAACACCATCCGGGCCCGGGTTCCAGCAGTGCCGGACACGGTTCCTGCGACGAGAATACGCCCAGTGTGCTGGACATTAACCTAGATACTAAGAAGATTGCATTAACAAATGCGGCCAACAACTCGAGACTGAATAGCCCCGCCAGGTTTGAGAACGAGCGCAAGTACACGAACCACATCGAGGTGTACAGCGACAACAGCACCAACAAGCTGGAGGAGGAGATCTCCGAGGACGACCGGGGGCCACCGTTGCCGCCAAGGCCGGCGCCGCGGACGCGAACCCTGCAGCGAGCTGAGAGTG CTCCCACGACGTCCGGCGTGCGGAAGTACGTCATCTGGTGCCTGATATGTGGTGGAATCTCCTGCCTGCTGGGAATCCTCTTCCTGGGGATCTACTTCCTACTCAGGTCGTACACCAGCACCGTTGGGTACTTTGAGACGGTTCCGACGTTCGTGCCGGCCACGCTG CTTATGGTCACCGGAATTTGTATCATGAGTCTAGCCAGGAGGCGGAATCGATACAGTTACTTG ATCAAACTGTCCGGCGCGTGCGGGCTCGCTTCCGCCCTGACCTGTGCCCTGGTCACCGTCACCACGACCGTACTCCACATGAGCCGTCTGCAGGTACTTCGCGAGTGCGAATACACGCAAAAGACCCGCACCTGCACGTGCTACTCCGTGACGGCGGACAAACAGGCCGAGGGTGTCGACGACAACGTGCGCTTCGTGTTCGATTCGACGGCCGATTGCGGAGTCGTTCATGGGGCACTGTACTCGTGTCTGCGGGCCGTGTTTGGACTGTCCGTGGCCGGGGTGCTGGTGGCGGTGTTCAGCTGCATGTTGGTGTACCAGCTGTTGAGCCACGAACGCAAGAAGATGTACTGGGAACAGCTGGAACTGCGGTGCCGTTCGTTGTACTCGGGCCAGCAAGGACCGACAGTGCTTCCGTCGGGACCGATGCTGGGTGGGGGACGGAATGGGAACTGCAGGTGCTGCGAGCAGTGCCACGCCCATCGGAATGTGCTTCCATCGGCTTACCCGTGGGAGGGGGACCAGCGGTTCTGGACGCCCGGCCAGGCGGGGAACTTTTATTCGCCCAATCCGGGCGGAGAGGAGAACACGGGGAACAGTAGGTTGAATGGCCAAAATGGGCGACGAATGCCCGGTTGGAGTTGGCCTAGGATGCCATGGCAGAGAAATGACTCCCAGCGAATGTCCCCACACAGTCCGGATTCCCAGTACGGGTTTTCAAACCGGACGAACGGAGCAGATCAAGCAGCGCTTGCCGCAGCTCAGCCAAGGTACAATGTAATTGAGCAGCAGTACGGCATCTGGGGTCCACCCCCACCGTACAGTGATCCAAATAGTCCGGCCCGCCGTGGCCGTTATCAGTACATCCATCCAGCACAGTGCCAAGTAATGCCCTTTAATGCTGAGGCGAATGCTCCACCGAGTAACATCGCAATTCTGGAGTGCCACCAACACCCGATGGCGACGGTTGAGAACCATTCCATCCAACAGCAGTACAACAATCCGGTCCAACAGAACGGTAATGCCGCCTTCCGGAATCCAGCCAAGCGGCAGCAAGCGTTCAAGCCTACAGCCGCCGCAAAAGATAACTACGAGAATACCCCATCGGACAGTGACGTTCCGAGGGATCGATTCTCAAACACACTTCCTCTGCGAAAAACCAAAAAGCGCGTGGAAGCGGGTGCGAAGAGCATCGGACCAAACCAACCGGCCCCGCGGGTCAACGTGCAGAACGTGTTCAACTCAAACGCACCCAACGGACAGCAACACTCGGTTGAGACGTCCGAAAACGAGTACAATGAACCAACCCACCCGAACAATGAACCGGGTTGCAGCAGTCAACCTGCGCCGACACTCGCCAAGACGAGACGGATCAAGGCCGGCGTTGAGAACACCGGATTCCAAACGGTGGAAGCGCTCGAAGCGGAAGGTAAAATCATGGAACCGACCGAGTCGGAAGTGTACTTTGCGGATGTGAGCAGCTGCTGCAACATGTCCGTGAAGAACGATAACTACTACGAGGACGCGAACCAAAGACGGAAGAGTATGAAGGACAAGAACAAGCAGATCGAGCAGgatcagcagcaacagcaagcgGACGACTACATCGCGCAACGCTTCGGCAAGCGAGAACCGTCCGTGCGGAGTCGGTTGCCCTTCCCGCAGATCATTCCGGAGACGTACGAGAAGCCGATGGTGATGCCACGGCCCTCGCTTATGCACAAGGACATCTCCCGCCAGAGTATGTGTTCAGTGGAGTCGGGCGAAAAGACCGACTATACGGATCTGTCTCCGGCCACTCCCAGTACAAACTTTCCCTCAGTAGTAACATATCCATCGGCATcgtcgcagcagcagcagcaagatgCTCGCCAGTCGGTCAGTCCTTCGATTCCGAGTGTCGCGGACTTTGCGTCCGAGCCCAACAGTTCCAACTTTATTGCCTCGTACCCGTACTCGTCAAACGAGCAGAGTCAGGAAGCGCACCGGCGCTCGACCAAGAATCTACAGGACATCTTCCTGGCACCCGACTCGCAGTACGAG CAGGACATGTCCGCCCAGTTTGGCTACCTCCCGCCGAGCAAACCGCTGCCATCGTCGCAGACATCCTCCATCAGCTTCCAGCACCAACATCCGACGGTGGCGCAGCAGCAATCCCAGCAGCAGCTGAAGCCCAAATCGCCTAAAAATCTCAACATCACTCCGATCAAGCGACAAAGCTTGGGGACCAACATTAGCTCGATCATACAGAACCTCAGCGGAAGCGAGTCCGGGCTGCTCTACCCGGACGGACGCCACAGCTCTCAGGATCCATCCGGAAGCAGCAATGCCAGCACCAACACCAACCCCGGTGGACCAAGCGGACTGCGCAGTCTGGACCTGGTCGGACGGAACGCCCACAACgattccgacgacgacgacgacgacgttacCAGCATCGAGGATAATGACGACCGGAAGCGGTTGTGA
- the LOC6036260 gene encoding uncharacterized protein LOC6036260 isoform X1 has product MTMTIQSNLDSPRMHHQHHQQQSHRAAMEHGQQQQQHRFHQHDPAYNITSAEGDEYNSDNSIAVLQHHHRYMPSNSSSSCDNTKHHPGPGSSSAGHGSCDENTPSVLDINLDTKKIALTNAANNSRLNSPARFENERKYTNHIEVYSDNSTNKLEEEISEDDRGPPLPPRPAPRTRTLQRAESAPTTSGVRKYVIWCLICGGISCLLGILFLGIYFLLRSYTSTVGYFETVPTFVPATLLMVTGICIMSLARRRNRYSYLIKLSGACGLASALTCALVTVTTTVLHMSRLQVLRECEYTQKTRTCTCYSVTADKQAEGVDDNVRFVFDSTADCGVVHGALYSCLRAVFGLSVAGVLVAVFSCMLVYQLLSHERKKMYWEQLELRCRSLYSGQQGPTVLPSGPMLGGGRNGNCRCCEQCHAHRNVLPSAYPWEGDQRFWTPGQAGNFYSPNPGGEENTGNSRLNGQNGRRMPGWSWPRMPWQRNDSQRMSPHSPDSQYGFSNRTNGADQAALAAAQPRYNVIEQQYGIWGPPPPYSDPNSPARRGRYQYIHPAQCQVMPFNAEANAPPSNIAILECHQHPMATVENHSIQQQYNNPVQQNGNAAFRNPAKRQQAFKPTAAAKDNYENTPSDSDVPRDRFSNTLPLRKTKKRVEAGAKSIGPNQPAPRVNVQNVFNSNAPNGQQHSVETSENEYNEPTHPNNEPGCSSQPAPTLAKTRRIKAGVENTGFQTVEALEAEGKIMEPTESEVYFADVSSCCNMSVKNDNYYEDANQRRKSMKDKNKQIEQDQQQQQADDYIAQRFGKREPSVRSRLPFPQIIPETYEKPMVMPRPSLMHKDISRQSMCSVESGEKTDYTDLSPATPSTNFPSVVTYPSASSQQQQQDARQSVSPSIPSVADFASEPNSSNFIASYPYSSNEQSQEAHRRSTKNLQDIFLAPDSQYEVIKEPSVVVSKYNETTPLTLSYMTHQQDMSAQFGYLPPSKPLPSSQTSSISFQHQHPTVAQQQSQQQLKPKSPKNLNITPIKRQSLGTNISSIIQNLSGSESGLLYPDGRHSSQDPSGSSNASTNTNPGGPSGLRSLDLVGRNAHNDSDDDDDDVTSIEDNDDRKRL; this is encoded by the exons ATGACCATGACGATTCAGTCGAATCTGGACTCGCCCAGGATgcaccaccaacaccaccagcagcagtcgCATCGTGCCGCCATGGAACatggacagcagcagcagcagcacaggtTCCACCAGCACGATCCGGCCTACAACATAACCAGTGCCGAGGGCGATGAGTACAACAGTGACAACAGCATAGCCGTGCTGCAGCACCACCACCGGTACATGCCCTCGAACAGTTCCAGCTCCTGTGATAATACCAAACACCATCCGGGCCCGGGTTCCAGCAGTGCCGGACACGGTTCCTGCGACGAGAATACGCCCAGTGTGCTGGACATTAACCTAGATACTAAGAAGATTGCATTAACAAATGCGGCCAACAACTCGAGACTGAATAGCCCCGCCAGGTTTGAGAACGAGCGCAAGTACACGAACCACATCGAGGTGTACAGCGACAACAGCACCAACAAGCTGGAGGAGGAGATCTCCGAGGACGACCGGGGGCCACCGTTGCCGCCAAGGCCGGCGCCGCGGACGCGAACCCTGCAGCGAGCTGAGAGTG CTCCCACGACGTCCGGCGTGCGGAAGTACGTCATCTGGTGCCTGATATGTGGTGGAATCTCCTGCCTGCTGGGAATCCTCTTCCTGGGGATCTACTTCCTACTCAGGTCGTACACCAGCACCGTTGGGTACTTTGAGACGGTTCCGACGTTCGTGCCGGCCACGCTG CTTATGGTCACCGGAATTTGTATCATGAGTCTAGCCAGGAGGCGGAATCGATACAGTTACTTG ATCAAACTGTCCGGCGCGTGCGGGCTCGCTTCCGCCCTGACCTGTGCCCTGGTCACCGTCACCACGACCGTACTCCACATGAGCCGTCTGCAGGTACTTCGCGAGTGCGAATACACGCAAAAGACCCGCACCTGCACGTGCTACTCCGTGACGGCGGACAAACAGGCCGAGGGTGTCGACGACAACGTGCGCTTCGTGTTCGATTCGACGGCCGATTGCGGAGTCGTTCATGGGGCACTGTACTCGTGTCTGCGGGCCGTGTTTGGACTGTCCGTGGCCGGGGTGCTGGTGGCGGTGTTCAGCTGCATGTTGGTGTACCAGCTGTTGAGCCACGAACGCAAGAAGATGTACTGGGAACAGCTGGAACTGCGGTGCCGTTCGTTGTACTCGGGCCAGCAAGGACCGACAGTGCTTCCGTCGGGACCGATGCTGGGTGGGGGACGGAATGGGAACTGCAGGTGCTGCGAGCAGTGCCACGCCCATCGGAATGTGCTTCCATCGGCTTACCCGTGGGAGGGGGACCAGCGGTTCTGGACGCCCGGCCAGGCGGGGAACTTTTATTCGCCCAATCCGGGCGGAGAGGAGAACACGGGGAACAGTAGGTTGAATGGCCAAAATGGGCGACGAATGCCCGGTTGGAGTTGGCCTAGGATGCCATGGCAGAGAAATGACTCCCAGCGAATGTCCCCACACAGTCCGGATTCCCAGTACGGGTTTTCAAACCGGACGAACGGAGCAGATCAAGCAGCGCTTGCCGCAGCTCAGCCAAGGTACAATGTAATTGAGCAGCAGTACGGCATCTGGGGTCCACCCCCACCGTACAGTGATCCAAATAGTCCGGCCCGCCGTGGCCGTTATCAGTACATCCATCCAGCACAGTGCCAAGTAATGCCCTTTAATGCTGAGGCGAATGCTCCACCGAGTAACATCGCAATTCTGGAGTGCCACCAACACCCGATGGCGACGGTTGAGAACCATTCCATCCAACAGCAGTACAACAATCCGGTCCAACAGAACGGTAATGCCGCCTTCCGGAATCCAGCCAAGCGGCAGCAAGCGTTCAAGCCTACAGCCGCCGCAAAAGATAACTACGAGAATACCCCATCGGACAGTGACGTTCCGAGGGATCGATTCTCAAACACACTTCCTCTGCGAAAAACCAAAAAGCGCGTGGAAGCGGGTGCGAAGAGCATCGGACCAAACCAACCGGCCCCGCGGGTCAACGTGCAGAACGTGTTCAACTCAAACGCACCCAACGGACAGCAACACTCGGTTGAGACGTCCGAAAACGAGTACAATGAACCAACCCACCCGAACAATGAACCGGGTTGCAGCAGTCAACCTGCGCCGACACTCGCCAAGACGAGACGGATCAAGGCCGGCGTTGAGAACACCGGATTCCAAACGGTGGAAGCGCTCGAAGCGGAAGGTAAAATCATGGAACCGACCGAGTCGGAAGTGTACTTTGCGGATGTGAGCAGCTGCTGCAACATGTCCGTGAAGAACGATAACTACTACGAGGACGCGAACCAAAGACGGAAGAGTATGAAGGACAAGAACAAGCAGATCGAGCAGgatcagcagcaacagcaagcgGACGACTACATCGCGCAACGCTTCGGCAAGCGAGAACCGTCCGTGCGGAGTCGGTTGCCCTTCCCGCAGATCATTCCGGAGACGTACGAGAAGCCGATGGTGATGCCACGGCCCTCGCTTATGCACAAGGACATCTCCCGCCAGAGTATGTGTTCAGTGGAGTCGGGCGAAAAGACCGACTATACGGATCTGTCTCCGGCCACTCCCAGTACAAACTTTCCCTCAGTAGTAACATATCCATCGGCATcgtcgcagcagcagcagcaagatgCTCGCCAGTCGGTCAGTCCTTCGATTCCGAGTGTCGCGGACTTTGCGTCCGAGCCCAACAGTTCCAACTTTATTGCCTCGTACCCGTACTCGTCAAACGAGCAGAGTCAGGAAGCGCACCGGCGCTCGACCAAGAATCTACAGGACATCTTCCTGGCACCCGACTCGCAGTACGAGGTAATCAAGGAACCGTCCGTCGTCGTCAGTAAGTACAATGAAACCACCCCGCTAACTCTGTCCTACATGACCCACCAGCAGGACATGTCCGCCCAGTTTGGCTACCTCCCGCCGAGCAAACCGCTGCCATCGTCGCAGACATCCTCCATCAGCTTCCAGCACCAACATCCGACGGTGGCGCAGCAGCAATCCCAGCAGCAGCTGAAGCCCAAATCGCCTAAAAATCTCAACATCACTCCGATCAAGCGACAAAGCTTGGGGACCAACATTAGCTCGATCATACAGAACCTCAGCGGAAGCGAGTCCGGGCTGCTCTACCCGGACGGACGCCACAGCTCTCAGGATCCATCCGGAAGCAGCAATGCCAGCACCAACACCAACCCCGGTGGACCAAGCGGACTGCGCAGTCTGGACCTGGTCGGACGGAACGCCCACAACgattccgacgacgacgacgacgacgttacCAGCATCGAGGATAATGACGACCGGAAGCGGTTGTGA